DNA sequence from the Acidothermus cellulolyticus 11B genome:
CGAGGATGCGCGCATCGGCGCCGCAGCCGCAGGACGCCGACCGGTGTGACCGCGAGGACGCCGATGGCCAGGGGCAGTGCCGACGGCATCGGCCGAACCTCACCAGCCGCCACCGCAGCCGCATTCGGAATCGCGTGATAGCCCGGCGGAATCGAGAGCAGCCGCCAATGGCTCGGGGGCCAGACGACGACAAACGCCCTGCCAATGATCTTGCTCTCTGGGATGGTTCCGCCGCCGGGATCGCCGCGATGCGCTCGGGAATCGGCGGAATTGTCCCGGTGATCACCTTCCACCCAGACCCGCCCGGGTGGTACGACGATGTCGAACCGGCTGCCCGGCCCGCTCAAATTCACCTGCGTCGTCGCGGGCTGCGCCGGCTCGCCCGACGACAAGTAGTTCTCCTGCAGCGGAACACCGTTCACCAGCAGGTGCCCGACCGCATCGCAACACTGGATGTGGTCACCCGGCACACCGATCACCCGTTTGATGAAATCCCGTTCCCCGGGGGGCGCAAAGCCGAGAAAACCGCCGATGTCGCGAATAACACGCGCCACCGGATTGCTCGGAGTCGCTGTGGAAACCTCCGGCGTCCAGGAATCCTCGCCGTTGAAGACGATGATTTGCCCACGCTGCACGTGACCGACCTTGTACGAAAGGAGGTTCACGATGACGCGATCGCCGACGTGCAGGGTGT
Encoded proteins:
- the lepB gene encoding signal peptidase I: MPGRDVPPPPWPASPSAPDSARSFPSDTGSIHGTAQSLPDGGLPDGGGAVVGDRHSGVDADRTAAGGARAVSSSQPPASGGGRLTGFSQRPASDRRRRRAAKKNRLPWWAETGLLFVVALVIAVVVHTFFFQAFYIPSGSMENTLHVGDRVIVNLLSYKVGHVQRGQIIVFNGEDSWTPEVSTATPSNPVARVIRDIGGFLGFAPPGERDFIKRVIGVPGDHIQCCDAVGHLLVNGVPLQENYLSSGEPAQPATTQVNLSGPGSRFDIVVPPGRVWVEGDHRDNSADSRAHRGDPGGGTIPESKIIGRAFVVVWPPSHWRLLSIPPGYHAIPNAAAVAAGEVRPMPSALPLAIGVLAVTPVGVLRLRRRCAHPRVHRRGSR